From the genome of Streptomyces sp. NBC_00523:
GCGGCCCGGAGTGAGTTCGACGGTGTCGTCGGCCTCGGACGCCTGGCGGACGGCGAACGGCAGGCCGACCGTGACCGAGGTCCCCGTCCGGCCCGGGTCGGCGACCGCCACGGAGACCCGGCCGCCGCGCCGCCGCACCAGGACCGTCGCGGGACCGGACGCGGTGATGCCCGCGACCGTACCGGCGGCCCAGAAGTGCACAGCGGTCAGACCGGTCCTGCGGTCCTCGACCGCCTGCGCGGTGGCGTCGTTGGCGAGGACGCGCACCGGCCGGGACGCCGACCAGACGGCGGTCGCCGCCGCCGAGGCACCGGGCAGCAGCACATAGGCGTACCCGGCGTCGGTGGGGGAGGGGCCGTGGTCGAGCCAGAGGGTGAGGTAGCGGCGGGTGACGGGGTCGGTGCTGCCGCCGGTGTCCGCGCCCGTGTCGATGGCCCGCCAGGTGCCGGTGCGCTCCTCGCGCAGGGTGCGCAGGGCGGCCCCGCCGGGCAGCACATAGCCGCCGACCCCCTCGATGTGCGCCCAACGAGCTTGGCCGGAGGCGCCGTTACGGACAGGGATCCCGTCCACGAGCAGTCGGTTGCGGCCGTCCGCGCCCAGGTTGCGGTTCTCGATCACCGTCTCGACCGGATGGCCGTCGCCCGAGGTGATCCCCGCGCCGAGCGCCACGACCGTGTTGTCGAGCAGGAACCACGCCTTCCGGGCCCGCAGGCTGCTGCCCGGGGCGCCGGTCAGGTCCATCGCCGCAGCGCTGTACCGGCCGTCCAGCACGGCGCCGCCCGCCACCGCGTTCGGCGGCCGGTAGGTGGAGGTGCCCGCGCCGGTGCCGAGGTCGTCGCGCGGGCGGGTGTCCACCGTGGTGCCCGGCAGGCGGTACGGATCGACGGTCGGCCAGAACCCGTCGTTGTACTGCCCGAGGTCGTCGCCGTCGTAGAGGTACGTCATGCCGTCGCCGGTGTACCAGCCGTGCAGGTTCTCGCCGTTGCCCGCCTCGTACGCGGAAATGCGCTTCGAGGACAGCGACAGGGTGCAGGCCCAGCCGGGGCGGCGGTGGACGACGCGGTCCATGTCCGCGAAGACGAAACTGCCCGTGGTGCGGGCTGCGGGCCGGATCTCGCGGTCGGCCAGCATCGCCTTGGCCAGGGCCAGTTGGGGCAGAGTGGCCAGGGCGGTGAACGGGGTGGTGCGGTTGCGGCTGAACCAGCCCTTGACCAGCGAGCGCCAGCGGTCCGCCAGGTCGTCGGGGGCGCCCGTCGCCAGGAGCAGGATCGCGGCGACGGCCGCCGCCCCGTCCCGGTGGTCGCCCGCCCGCTCCCGCGAGATGGCGCGGCCGCGCACCGCGTCCATCATCAGCCCGTCGAAGATCACCGGGACGAAGCTGCGCTCCACGGCCTCGTACATCACCGACACCTTCGGGTCGGCCACCGCCCAGGCGGAGCCCGCCAGAAGTGAAAGCAGCCAGGCCGCGCCGCCGAGCAGCACGGTGCCGTAGGAGCCGGTGTAGGCCACCTCGGAGTGCTGGACGAACGAGCCGTCCTCGTAGAAGCCGTCACCCGAAGTCGTATAGCGAAAGAGGCTGTTGCGGCCGGAGTCGCGTACGTCGGAGAGCGCGTCGCGGGCCGACGCCACCTTGTCGGCGTCCTTGCCGAGCAGCCCGCGCAGCGCCACGATCACCGCCTTGTCGGTGCGGTTGGCACCGGTCTCGGGCAGCGTGGGGGAGTTGGTGCGGCGGTCCGCGTCCGGGCAGAACCGGTCCACGACGGACAGATAGTCCGCGAGATCGGCGGCAGGCAGCCGCTCGCGCAGCAGGACACAGCAGTCCATCAGGGCGCGCGGCGCCCCGATCTCCCAGAACCACCAGTTGCCGGCCTCGGGCGCGGAGGGGTGGTACGCCGTGTCGTATGCGAACCGCAGCGCCCCGAGCAGCGCGTCGGCCGTCTCCGCGCTTCCGGAGAGCGCGGTGCCGGGGGTGGACCACGCGACGGCGAGCGTGCGCAGCCGCGTGTAGCTCTGGCCGAAGTTGCCCGGGTCGGTGAGCGGCGAGAGGTCGGACCACAGCGCGGTCCGCCCGGCGCTCCGGTCCAGGGTGTCCCAGAGGGCGCCCGCCGTGGTGTTCAGGGCCGCGATTCCGGCCGCGAAGTCGGGGTCCGAGGCGTCGAACGCGCCGCCGGTGAGCAGGGAGGCGGCCCGCTCCAGGAGAACGTCGAAGTCGTTGACCGGCGCCTCCTCGGTCGCTCCGGTCCGCGCCGCCCGGGCCGGACCCGTCGTCAGGACCACCGACGCCGCGGCACCGCTCGCGGCGAGAAGGGTCCTTCTGCTCAGCTGCATGATGACTCCATTCCTCGTCGTCGCGGTCTCAGTCGGAGAGCGTGCTCGGGTCGACGGGCGGCTGCGGCAGATGCAGCGCGGCGAGCTCGGCGCGGCCCGTGGCGTCGATGGGGAACGCCCAGGTGTTCACGAAGAAGTCCGTGAGGTCGTAGCCCGCGATCCGGCTGGAGTAGGTGGCCAGGGCCCGGTAGCGCTTGGCGTCCTCGGTGTAGTCGGACTGCGGGTTCTCCTCGCGCACCAGCTTGTGCAGGCGCGGCCAGAAGTCCTCGCCGAAGGCCAGTTCCAGCTGGCGCAGCGGCACCAGCTTCTCGTACGCCCCGAAGGACTTCTCGTACGTGAGACCGGGCGTCCCGAACTTGTCCCGCGAGCTCTGGAACACGGTCTGACCGGTCGCCGGGTCGACCGTGAGCAGGTTCGACGGCTGCTTCAGGGTGCGCTGCGCGGCCAGCGAATAGATGTTCACCGTGACCTCGGTGAGGCCGCCCGGCTTGTACGCCATCTGCTGATGGAGGTGACCGAGCTCGTGGTACAGCCCCCAGCCCCGGGTGCGCAGGCCCTCGACGGTGGTGGCCCGGTCCAGGTAGGCGCGCGGGAAGCCGTTGTAGCCGTGCGTGGCGTAGGCGCCGACGCCGGTGGGCACCTTGCTGACCTCGGTGAAGTGGTACGGCCCCGCCTTGCGCCGGTGCACCGGCTTCGAGCCGTCGAGGCCGCTGATCCGGGCATGCGAGTCGACGATGGTCTCGACCAGCCGGAGCAGCGCCGCGTGGTCCTCGTCGCGGTACAGGAGAGCGCCCTCGCGGGTCAGCGTCATGATGGTGTGCGGGGCGTGCAGCTCCACCCAGGGCGAATCGGTCAGCGTGTCCAGTTGGCGCTGGTAGTCCGCCTCGTCGGTCCGGCCCAGTGTGAAGACGGGCATCCGGACCGCCCCGGACCGGAAGAGCACGCCCGCCCGCTCGCCGTTGCCGGTGAGCGTCAGGTAGACCGGACCGCCGTGCGGGTCGGTCACCGTGTTGGCGCCGGAGGCCAGCGGGTAGCTGCGGGGTTCGGTGATCTCTCCGTAGTAGTCCCAGGCGCCGATCCACAGCGTGGGCACGAGGCCGTCGTGCGGTTGGACGGTCAGCGAGAGCGGGGTGCCGGCGGGCGCGTGCAGGCCGGTCGGCTGGAACTCCGAACCGCGCAACGCCTGGGCGAGCCGCAGCCGTTCGGCCTCGGCGGCGGGGCGGCCGGTGACGGTCACGGAGACGGGGCGGCCGGAGGGGCGGCCGGTCGCGGGCCGGGCCTGGGCCGCGGTGGCGGTGAGGCCGAGGACCGCCGCGGCCCCCGCGCCCGCCGCCGCGCCGAGGACGGCGCGGCGGCCCACGGAGGAGGCCGAATCGGTGACGGACTCGGTGGCGGGGGAGGCGGCCGGGGCGGCGGAGGGGGTGTGCTTACGCATGCGGAACTCTCCCTGCAGTCATGAACGAGGGGCGAAGGTGTCCGGAACGGTGGGGGGTGCTCCGCCAGCATGTAAGCGGTTGCTGTCGAGCCGCAAGGGGACTCGGGAAGTTACTGTGATTTTCTATGGCCAACTGCGGACAGGCGGGAAGTAACCGGTCACTTGCGGAACGGTCTGCCGGTCCGGGGTGCCACGGAATCGCGTACCACGATGTGGGTGCCGAGCCGCAGTGCCCCGGTGGTCGGCTCCCGCCAGTCGTCCTCGTCCCCGCCGGACACGGCGAGCCGCACCGCCTGACGGCCCATCTCCTCCAGTGGCACATGGACGGTGGTCAGCCGGGGCCGCAGCTCCTGGGCGACCGGGATGTCGTCGTACCCGACCAGCGAGACGTCCTTGGGCACTCGCAGGCCCGCCTCCTCCAGGGCCTGCGCGGCACCGGCCGCCACCATGTCGTTGGCCGCGAACACGGCGGTGAACTCCGGTCCGTCCCGCAGGAGTTCCGCCATCCTCCGGTACCCGAAGCCACGGCTGAAGGCGCCCGGCTGGGCCAGCTCGGGATCGACCGGCACGCCCCGCAGCTCCAGGGCGCGGCGGTGCCCGGCGAGCCGGTCGCGGGTGGTGGAGAGTTTGGGCGGACCGCCCAGGTAGAGGATGCGCTCGTGACCCTGCATCAGCAGGTGGTCGGTGATCGCGAAGGCGCCGCCCTCGTTGTCGTACTCCACGGCGGCGGTCGGCGCGGACTCGCCGAGCGGGGGCCGGCCGCACAGGACCAGCTTCGAGCCGCCCGCGTCCAGCTCGCGCGCCCGGCGGGCCAGCTCCGAGGTGTAGCCCCGGTCCGCGATGGAGCCGCCGACGACCACGACCGCGTCCGCCCGGCGCTCGTGCATCAGGTCGATGAAGGCCAGCTCGCGCTGCGGGTCGCCCTGGGTGCAGCAGACCAGGCAGAGCCGTCCGCCGAGCGCCGCCTCCCGTTCGACCCCGCGCGCGATGTACGCGTAGAAGGGGTCGATGACCTCGTTGACGATGATGCCGACGGTGCGGTTGGAGACGCCGGCCAGGGCGCGGGCGTGCGCGTTGACCACGTAGCCGAGCTCGCGCATGGCGGACTCGACGCGCTCCCGGGTCGCCTCGGCGACGGGGTAGTTGCGGTTCAGGACGCGTGAGACGGTGGCCGTCGAGACGCCCGCGCGCCGGGCGACATCGGTGACCGTCGCCCGCCGCTGTCCGTCCCCGGCCGTGCTCTGCCGGCGCATCCGGCTCACCCCCTGAAGGCTGTTGTGTGACGACGAGCCTAGTGCCGCGGCGGGCCCGGTCCGCCGCGGTCCCGGAGCCCGCGGCGGAAGGGCGGTCACGCGATCCTCCCCAGGTCGGCCCGGTGCACAGGGTGGCCGAACGGCTCGCCCCGCGCGTACCGGGCCAGCTCGTCCACGGCGAGCGCGCCCAGCCGCCCCACCTCGTTGCCCTGGGCGCCCGCCAGGTGCGGGGTCAGGAACACGTTGGGCAGGTCCCACAGGGGGTGGCCGGGCGGCAGCGGCTCGGGCGAGGTGACGTCGAGGACCGCGTCGAGCCGGCCGCTGACCAGGTGCGGGGTGAGCGCCTCGGTGTCCACGAGCGGGCCGCGCGCGGTGTTGACGAGCAGCGTCCCGGGGCGCATCAGGCCGATCCGCCGGGCGTCGATCATGTTCCGGGTCTCGGGCGTGTCCGGGGCGTGCAGGCTCACCACGTCGCTCGTCGCCACGAGGGTGTCCAGGTCGGCGGGGGTCACGCCGAGGAGGGCGGCCTCGGCCGCGCTCACGTACGGGTCGTGCAGCAGGATCTCCGCGTCCAGCGCCATCCGCAGCAGCTCGATCACGCGGCGGCCGATGCGGGAGGCCCCGACCACCCCTACGGTCAGACCATGGGTGCCGAGCCAGTGGTGGCGGTCCAGGTCGGCGGCGGTGCGATGGGTGCGGCGGGCCCGGTAGAGGCCCGCGAGCGGGAACACCCGCTTGGCGCCCATGATGATCGCCGCGAGGGTGTACTCGGCCACCGGCACGGCGTTGGCCGCGGCGGCCGACGAGACGACGATCCCGCGGTCGAAGGCGGCAGGTGACAGAAACGTTTTCACCGTGCCCGCCGCGTGGACGACGGCCCGCAGCGCGGGTGCCCGGTCCAGCAGCGCCGGGTCCACGGGCGGACAGCCCCAGCCGGTCAGCAGCACCTCTGCGGCGGACAGCGCCCGGGCGGCGGCGGGGGAGTCGAACTCGCTGATCACCGCCGGGTCGAGCAGTTCGGCGGTCTCCTCGAGACGCGACCGGACGGCGGGCGGGAAGACGTCGTCCAGCAGCCCCGTGCTCATGACCAGAACCGTGCGCGGCCGCCTCCCGGGCGGATCCGCTGCCTCGGGACCGGAACGGGCCGGCGCCTCTTCGGTGGTTCGCACCCTGCCTCCGGATAGTAATCGTGTTCTATCGAATGACCGGCACGCTAGGGACGTCCACGGCCGACCGTCAAGCGCACCACCAGCCCGAATAGGCAGCTAGGGCTGCTTTGTTGAGATTTGCCGCCCCGGAATTCGCCCCGAAGGCCGACGCCTGGTGA
Proteins encoded in this window:
- a CDS encoding hydroxyacid dehydrogenase is translated as MSTGLLDDVFPPAVRSRLEETAELLDPAVISEFDSPAAARALSAAEVLLTGWGCPPVDPALLDRAPALRAVVHAAGTVKTFLSPAAFDRGIVVSSAAAANAVPVAEYTLAAIIMGAKRVFPLAGLYRARRTHRTAADLDRHHWLGTHGLTVGVVGASRIGRRVIELLRMALDAEILLHDPYVSAAEAALLGVTPADLDTLVATSDVVSLHAPDTPETRNMIDARRIGLMRPGTLLVNTARGPLVDTEALTPHLVSGRLDAVLDVTSPEPLPPGHPLWDLPNVFLTPHLAGAQGNEVGRLGALAVDELARYARGEPFGHPVHRADLGRIA
- a CDS encoding LacI family DNA-binding transcriptional regulator; the encoded protein is MRRQSTAGDGQRRATVTDVARRAGVSTATVSRVLNRNYPVAEATRERVESAMRELGYVVNAHARALAGVSNRTVGIIVNEVIDPFYAYIARGVEREAALGGRLCLVCCTQGDPQRELAFIDLMHERRADAVVVVGGSIADRGYTSELARRARELDAGGSKLVLCGRPPLGESAPTAAVEYDNEGGAFAITDHLLMQGHERILYLGGPPKLSTTRDRLAGHRRALELRGVPVDPELAQPGAFSRGFGYRRMAELLRDGPEFTAVFAANDMVAAGAAQALEEAGLRVPKDVSLVGYDDIPVAQELRPRLTTVHVPLEEMGRQAVRLAVSGGDEDDWREPTTGALRLGTHIVVRDSVAPRTGRPFRK
- a CDS encoding M60 family metallopeptidase; this encodes MRKHTPSAAPAASPATESVTDSASSVGRRAVLGAAAGAGAAAVLGLTATAAQARPATGRPSGRPVSVTVTGRPAAEAERLRLAQALRGSEFQPTGLHAPAGTPLSLTVQPHDGLVPTLWIGAWDYYGEITEPRSYPLASGANTVTDPHGGPVYLTLTGNGERAGVLFRSGAVRMPVFTLGRTDEADYQRQLDTLTDSPWVELHAPHTIMTLTREGALLYRDEDHAALLRLVETIVDSHARISGLDGSKPVHRRKAGPYHFTEVSKVPTGVGAYATHGYNGFPRAYLDRATTVEGLRTRGWGLYHELGHLHQQMAYKPGGLTEVTVNIYSLAAQRTLKQPSNLLTVDPATGQTVFQSSRDKFGTPGLTYEKSFGAYEKLVPLRQLELAFGEDFWPRLHKLVREENPQSDYTEDAKRYRALATYSSRIAGYDLTDFFVNTWAFPIDATGRAELAALHLPQPPVDPSTLSD
- a CDS encoding polysaccharide lyase 8 family protein, with amino-acid sequence MQLSRRTLLAASGAAASVVLTTGPARAARTGATEEAPVNDFDVLLERAASLLTGGAFDASDPDFAAGIAALNTTAGALWDTLDRSAGRTALWSDLSPLTDPGNFGQSYTRLRTLAVAWSTPGTALSGSAETADALLGALRFAYDTAYHPSAPEAGNWWFWEIGAPRALMDCCVLLRERLPAADLADYLSVVDRFCPDADRRTNSPTLPETGANRTDKAVIVALRGLLGKDADKVASARDALSDVRDSGRNSLFRYTTSGDGFYEDGSFVQHSEVAYTGSYGTVLLGGAAWLLSLLAGSAWAVADPKVSVMYEAVERSFVPVIFDGLMMDAVRGRAISRERAGDHRDGAAAVAAILLLATGAPDDLADRWRSLVKGWFSRNRTTPFTALATLPQLALAKAMLADREIRPAARTTGSFVFADMDRVVHRRPGWACTLSLSSKRISAYEAGNGENLHGWYTGDGMTYLYDGDDLGQYNDGFWPTVDPYRLPGTTVDTRPRDDLGTGAGTSTYRPPNAVAGGAVLDGRYSAAAMDLTGAPGSSLRARKAWFLLDNTVVALGAGITSGDGHPVETVIENRNLGADGRNRLLVDGIPVRNGASGQARWAHIEGVGGYVLPGGAALRTLREERTGTWRAIDTGADTGGSTDPVTRRYLTLWLDHGPSPTDAGYAYVLLPGASAAATAVWSASRPVRVLANDATAQAVEDRRTGLTAVHFWAAGTVAGITASGPATVLVRRRGGRVSVAVADPGRTGTSVTVGLPFAVRQASEADDTVELTPGRRPLLTVAVGGSRGHTHRAELVQ